In one Neobacillus sp. CF12 genomic region, the following are encoded:
- a CDS encoding Ig-like domain-containing protein → MNKRISCFIVLFLLFSTTIGSTLKVSAATDETAPTVKSIELDKETVQPGDQIKFSMEAEDLESGITGRPVIKVERKTNVYTQGEFVYFTYNVETKRYEGNYTVPSDAVNGEWFVSWVSLEDKAGNVFYDFPAEGDPLYLSFIVTGGSNDTTPPTVKSVEIDLETAQPGDQIKFSIVAEDLESGITGRPVIKVERNTNVYTQGEFVYFTYNAETKKYEGTYMVPSDAVNGEYFVSWISIEDSVGNVYYDFPAEGDPLYVSFIVTGGGGDITPPTVKSIEFDKDLVQPGDQIKFSIVAEDLESGITGRPVIKVERITSNYTQGEFVYFTYNAETKKYEGIYSVPSDAVNGEWFVSWISIEDKAGNVFYDFPSVGSKFYLSFNVSDDVIPPKAPNITAITDQDTTVSAVTEAHAHVTIKAGTTVIGSGIADDSGQFSISIPKQTSGTKIFVIATDLAGNESITELEVITKFSKINIQLNGIEFTQGYFGKGTTYVHWQALNTLKIPYTFEGNGIFKIEGRTVTAETINGGLYINWNELSPGNVTFTRITGGYNFIYKAPAPAATPLKVQLNGKDFTAGFFKDGNAYVHWQALNTFKIPFTFKGNNVFIIEGRTVVAENINGGIYIRWNLLSPGNVTFQKITGGYNFIYKAPAPTATPLKVQLNGQDFTAGFFKDGNAYVHWQALNTFKIPFTFKGNNVFIIEGRTATAETINGGIYIRWNELSPGNVTFERITGGYNFIYTN, encoded by the coding sequence ATGAATAAGAGAATTAGTTGTTTTATAGTATTGTTTTTACTTTTTTCTACTACTATTGGCAGTACATTGAAGGTTAGTGCAGCTACGGATGAAACTGCACCAACAGTAAAGAGTATTGAATTGGATAAAGAAACGGTACAGCCTGGAGATCAAATAAAATTTAGTATGGAAGCAGAAGATTTAGAATCAGGCATTACAGGGAGACCTGTGATAAAAGTTGAGAGAAAAACAAATGTCTATACTCAAGGTGAGTTTGTCTATTTTACCTATAACGTTGAAACAAAAAGGTATGAAGGAAATTATACGGTGCCCAGCGATGCAGTAAATGGCGAATGGTTTGTATCATGGGTATCATTAGAGGACAAAGCGGGAAATGTATTTTATGACTTCCCAGCTGAAGGAGATCCTTTATACCTAAGTTTTATCGTAACAGGTGGGAGCAATGATACAACTCCGCCAACAGTAAAGAGTGTAGAAATAGATTTAGAAACAGCACAGCCTGGAGATCAAATAAAGTTTAGTATAGTAGCAGAAGATTTAGAATCAGGCATCACAGGAAGACCAGTGATAAAGGTAGAGAGAAATACAAATGTCTATACTCAAGGGGAGTTTGTCTATTTTACTTATAACGCTGAAACAAAAAAATATGAAGGAACCTATATGGTACCAAGCGATGCTGTAAATGGTGAATATTTCGTATCATGGATATCTATAGAGGACAGTGTGGGAAATGTATATTATGATTTCCCAGCTGAAGGCGATCCGCTTTACGTAAGTTTTATCGTAACAGGTGGGGGCGGCGATATTACACCACCGACTGTAAAGAGTATTGAGTTTGATAAAGACTTAGTTCAGCCTGGAGATCAAATAAAGTTTAGTATAGTAGCAGAAGATTTAGAATCAGGCATCACAGGAAGACCAGTGATAAAGGTGGAGCGAATAACATCAAACTATACCCAAGGGGAGTTTGTCTATTTTACTTATAACGCTGAAACAAAGAAATATGAAGGAATCTATAGCGTTCCAAGCGATGCAGTAAATGGTGAATGGTTTGTATCATGGATATCAATAGAGGACAAAGCGGGAAATGTGTTTTATGATTTTCCATCAGTTGGGAGTAAATTCTATCTTTCCTTTAATGTATCTGATGATGTCATTCCCCCAAAAGCACCAAATATAACAGCCATTACAGACCAAGATACAACTGTCTCGGCTGTTACTGAGGCACATGCCCATGTAACCATTAAGGCGGGGACAACTGTAATTGGCAGCGGTATAGCAGATGATTCAGGTCAATTTAGTATTTCTATTCCAAAGCAAACATCTGGGACAAAGATCTTTGTAATAGCAACAGATCTTGCAGGCAATGAAAGTATCACTGAATTAGAAGTCATCACCAAATTTTCTAAGATAAACATTCAGTTAAACGGAATAGAGTTTACCCAGGGCTATTTTGGAAAGGGTACAACATACGTCCATTGGCAGGCATTAAATACGTTAAAAATTCCATATACCTTTGAAGGAAACGGTATTTTTAAGATTGAGGGCCGAACAGTAACAGCAGAGACAATTAACGGTGGCTTATATATCAACTGGAATGAGCTTTCTCCAGGTAATGTAACATTTACAAGAATAACAGGCGGCTATAACTTTATTTATAAGGCTCCTGCCCCTGCAGCCACTCCATTAAAGGTACAATTAAATGGTAAAGATTTCACAGCTGGGTTCTTTAAGGATGGAAATGCATATGTCCATTGGCAGGCATTAAATACGTTTAAGATTCCATTTACGTTTAAAGGGAATAACGTCTTTATCATTGAAGGACGCACAGTGGTAGCAGAGAACATCAATGGAGGCATTTATATCCGTTGGAATTTACTTTCTCCAGGTAATGTTACGTTCCAAAAGATTACAGGCGGCTATAACTTTATCTACAAGGCTCCTGCTCCTACGGCAACACCATTAAAGGTACAATTAAATGGTCAAGATTTTACAGCTGGATTCTTTAAGGATGGCAATGCGTATGTCCATTGGCAAGCATTAAATACGTTTAAGATTCCATTTACGTTTAAAGGAAATAATGTATTTATTATTGAAGGACGTACAGCTACAGCAGAGACGATCAACGGGGGCATATATATCCGCTGGAATGAGCTTTCACCAGGTAATGTGACCTTTGAAAGAATAACAGGCGGTTATAACTTTATCTATACAAATTAA
- a CDS encoding Ig-like domain-containing protein: MSKRSIIISILCLLLALPSGALAEGNSVQTPQTIKVERGKQVNVSKTVKSDIVTALADDFTGPVLDSATVSPTTVTVGEDLNITAIVSDDLSGVAEVVAYLNLPDGVGYKVLPLVQDPGTGEWKGTYTITDLDQNGTWTIDFDLFDVAGNYTFGDAGNTVEVVNSNGGDTSPPTLEAKSVSPLSVGPNEPVTIRATVNDNTAVDTVYAAIYTADSTGYYYLPLTKDETTTNEWVVTHTFSESDKSGAWYFDIDMKDTAGNFSWVTLEEELTLTNSFSDYDNPTIGEAVISPAQASPGESIKLSVPVTDALSGVSSVYAEFSHIDNPNEVYTEQLTHAPGTNEWTVDFNIQSSFPSGVWKAVVYATDVAGNSGFKEFFSAFDVINTSGDFDAPEITNVQVTPQGDVPIGGTVTITANVTDAVGLDMVYANVFGQEGFGEFVPMSFDDVNQQWVGTYVLQDTTVPGFYTVAVSAYDTSLNYSTVNAEGGFTVVNPVGDFTGPVISDIQLDKTEVNAGEQVTISASVEDESGVALVSANYYENETVTLKYDSTLTKWVGTITVPTNIPDGKLININFVNAIDMKGNIEVSPWYPVSFTIHNVDGDYTAPLVESLEVTPAVAGVGDKVQFKAKVTDDKTGVKQVNLAIGAGGTSTTTVELTYDQNSDLWLGSYTVKANDKPGEYPILVSTEDNNFNSSDTVSEQTLTIDNPNADVTGPVVEAVEITPAEANVGDTVKISATISDDKSGVNGVFASLESPNFEKYESISLVLNSETNKWEGTYEVKEFDLPGSWHVNVTAFDNAGNYGSNETEYQMVINNPDGGDGVSPSVESFVMSPTTAKPGDTVHFEAKLADDKSGVKSASIYLYSNSSANSYPITLTYDEGNDVWTAEYVIPAYASAGFHSLYLDVADNAGNVQFYYPTESLLILNDNPDNEAPKFEGITISPDPALENDEVTFKVTFTDNHSGVKNARLILFNPDSADSYNADDARAYRFIELAYNEQENLWVGTYTVKESDPKGLWKISYEVEDLAGNWNWATIAQNFVVAPDTTAPAAPTVDVLTDKSTVVTGTTEAYAEVTISVGDTVIGSGNADAEGKFSITIPVQKTGTTITVTAKDKAGNASKTEVVTITSYSPINIQLNGKEFTKGYFGNGAAVVHYTALDIFKIPYTVNENGLFDIEGRSVQGESIDGEWYIRWNLLSPGKVSFKTITGGYNFIYNIPVKIQLNGVDFTAGYFKEGNTFVHWKALNTLQIPFKYNGGVSFTIQGRNVDGEYINGALYIRWNLLSPGNVTFKSIPGGFNFIYPTVKPINIQLNGVDFTKGYFKNGNAFVHWKALNTFNIPFTYKGNVDFDIEGRAVQGEYINGALYISWNLLAPGKVTYNSISGGFNFTYTP; encoded by the coding sequence TTGAGTAAAAGGTCAATCATAATTAGTATTTTGTGCTTATTACTAGCTCTCCCAAGCGGTGCATTGGCAGAGGGTAATTCGGTACAAACTCCACAAACAATAAAAGTGGAGAGAGGAAAACAAGTAAATGTTTCAAAAACAGTAAAATCAGACATTGTTACAGCATTGGCAGATGATTTCACTGGACCTGTTCTAGATAGTGCAACTGTTAGTCCAACCACTGTGACAGTAGGAGAGGACCTTAACATTACAGCTATTGTTTCAGATGATTTAAGTGGAGTGGCAGAGGTAGTAGCCTATTTGAATCTACCAGATGGAGTTGGGTACAAAGTCCTTCCTTTAGTTCAGGATCCTGGGACAGGGGAATGGAAAGGTACATATACTATCACGGATTTAGATCAAAATGGTACCTGGACGATAGACTTTGATTTATTTGATGTCGCTGGTAACTACACGTTTGGCGATGCAGGAAATACGGTTGAAGTCGTTAATTCGAATGGCGGCGATACGTCACCCCCTACATTAGAGGCCAAATCAGTTTCACCTCTATCAGTGGGGCCAAATGAACCGGTTACGATTCGGGCAACAGTAAATGATAATACCGCAGTTGATACTGTATATGCAGCCATTTACACTGCAGATAGTACAGGTTATTATTATCTGCCCCTTACCAAAGATGAAACAACAACAAATGAATGGGTAGTTACCCACACTTTTAGCGAAAGTGATAAATCGGGCGCATGGTATTTTGATATCGATATGAAAGACACAGCTGGAAACTTTAGTTGGGTAACACTAGAGGAGGAATTAACATTAACCAATTCTTTTAGTGACTATGATAACCCAACGATTGGAGAAGCAGTTATTTCACCTGCACAAGCCTCACCAGGTGAATCTATTAAACTAAGTGTGCCTGTTACGGATGCATTATCGGGAGTAAGTTCGGTCTATGCTGAATTCTCTCATATAGACAATCCAAATGAAGTCTATACTGAACAACTAACTCACGCACCAGGGACGAATGAATGGACCGTAGATTTTAACATTCAATCTAGTTTTCCTTCTGGGGTGTGGAAAGCAGTAGTTTACGCAACAGATGTAGCAGGAAACAGTGGTTTCAAAGAGTTTTTTAGTGCCTTTGATGTCATCAACACGAGCGGGGATTTTGACGCACCTGAGATTACAAATGTTCAAGTGACGCCACAAGGAGATGTTCCGATTGGTGGAACCGTCACAATTACAGCTAATGTAACGGACGCTGTAGGCTTAGACATGGTATATGCGAATGTGTTCGGTCAAGAGGGCTTTGGTGAATTTGTGCCGATGAGTTTCGACGACGTGAATCAGCAGTGGGTTGGAACGTATGTCCTCCAAGACACAACAGTTCCAGGCTTCTATACGGTAGCTGTTTCTGCCTACGATACATCGCTTAATTATTCTACTGTCAATGCAGAAGGCGGTTTTACAGTAGTTAACCCTGTCGGTGATTTCACTGGACCTGTAATTTCTGATATACAACTTGATAAAACTGAAGTGAATGCAGGCGAGCAAGTCACGATTTCAGCCTCCGTGGAGGATGAATCAGGTGTCGCTCTTGTATCAGCAAACTATTATGAAAATGAAACTGTTACTTTAAAATACGACAGTACCCTTACGAAATGGGTTGGTACAATCACTGTTCCAACGAATATTCCTGATGGAAAGTTGATTAACATTAATTTTGTTAATGCAATCGACATGAAAGGGAATATAGAAGTATCTCCTTGGTATCCTGTTTCTTTCACAATTCATAATGTTGATGGTGATTATACTGCACCATTAGTAGAGAGCTTGGAGGTTACACCTGCCGTTGCTGGCGTAGGTGATAAAGTCCAATTCAAAGCAAAAGTGACCGATGATAAAACAGGTGTTAAGCAAGTGAACCTTGCTATTGGTGCTGGAGGTACTAGTACTACAACTGTAGAGTTAACGTATGACCAAAATTCTGACTTATGGCTAGGAAGTTACACCGTAAAAGCAAACGACAAACCGGGTGAATATCCTATACTTGTAAGTACTGAGGATAATAACTTTAACAGCAGTGATACAGTATCCGAACAAACCTTAACGATTGATAATCCGAATGCAGATGTAACCGGACCTGTTGTAGAAGCAGTCGAAATTACACCAGCAGAAGCGAATGTCGGGGATACGGTTAAAATCTCGGCTACTATTTCAGATGACAAATCTGGAGTTAACGGTGTATTTGCTAGTTTAGAATCCCCTAATTTTGAAAAATATGAATCTATCTCACTCGTATTGAATTCAGAAACAAACAAGTGGGAAGGAACATATGAAGTGAAGGAATTTGATCTTCCGGGCAGCTGGCATGTAAATGTGACAGCATTTGACAATGCAGGTAACTATGGCAGCAATGAGACAGAATATCAAATGGTAATCAACAACCCTGATGGCGGCGATGGTGTTTCCCCATCGGTTGAATCCTTTGTTATGAGTCCAACTACGGCAAAGCCTGGCGATACTGTGCATTTTGAAGCAAAACTCGCAGATGATAAATCAGGTGTTAAATCTGCTAGTATCTATTTATACAGTAATTCTAGCGCAAATTCATATCCGATTACCTTAACGTACGATGAAGGTAACGATGTATGGACAGCAGAATACGTAATCCCTGCCTATGCATCAGCAGGCTTCCATTCACTTTATCTGGATGTAGCGGATAATGCAGGAAATGTTCAGTTCTATTATCCAACAGAAAGTCTGCTCATCTTAAATGATAATCCAGATAATGAAGCACCAAAATTTGAAGGTATTACCATTTCACCTGATCCAGCCCTCGAAAATGATGAAGTAACCTTTAAAGTTACTTTTACGGATAATCATTCAGGAGTGAAGAATGCTAGGTTAATTCTGTTTAACCCAGACTCAGCTGATTCTTATAATGCGGATGATGCAAGAGCCTATAGGTTTATTGAGTTAGCCTATAATGAACAAGAAAACCTATGGGTTGGAACGTATACGGTGAAAGAATCAGATCCAAAAGGATTATGGAAAATATCCTATGAGGTCGAAGATTTAGCAGGGAATTGGAATTGGGCAACAATCGCTCAAAATTTTGTAGTTGCCCCAGATACTACTGCCCCTGCAGCTCCAACGGTTGATGTATTAACGGACAAATCGACGGTTGTGACAGGAACGACTGAAGCATATGCTGAAGTAACGATTTCGGTAGGAGACACTGTTATTGGCAGTGGTAATGCGGATGCCGAAGGGAAGTTTAGCATTACCATCCCAGTTCAGAAAACAGGTACTACGATTACAGTTACTGCAAAAGACAAAGCTGGTAACGCAAGTAAAACGGAAGTAGTAACCATCACCAGCTATTCACCAATCAATATCCAATTGAATGGAAAAGAATTTACGAAGGGCTATTTTGGAAACGGTGCTGCTGTCGTTCATTATACGGCATTAGATATCTTCAAAATTCCATACACTGTAAATGAGAATGGACTATTTGATATCGAAGGTCGTTCGGTACAAGGTGAATCTATCGATGGAGAATGGTACATTAGATGGAATTTGCTTTCTCCAGGAAAAGTATCATTCAAAACCATTACAGGCGGATACAACTTTATCTACAACATTCCAGTGAAAATCCAATTAAATGGTGTAGATTTCACTGCTGGTTATTTTAAAGAAGGAAATACGTTTGTCCATTGGAAGGCGTTGAATACGCTCCAAATTCCTTTCAAGTATAATGGTGGGGTATCTTTTACCATTCAAGGGCGTAATGTAGACGGAGAGTATATTAACGGAGCTCTTTATATTCGCTGGAACCTGCTTTCACCAGGAAACGTAACATTCAAGAGTATACCGGGTGGATTTAACTTTATTTACCCAACCGTTAAGCCGATTAATATCCAATTAAATGGTGTAGATTTTACCAAAGGTTACTTTAAGAATGGTAACGCGTTTGTTCACTGGAAGGCACTGAATACGTTCAATATTCCTTTCACCTATAAAGGAAACGTAGACTTTGATATTGAAGGAAGAGCAGTTCAAGGGGAGTATATTAATGGAGCATTGTATATCAGCTGGAACTTGCTTGCACCAGGGAAAGTAACATACAACAGTATTTCTGGAGGATTTAATTTCACTTATACTCCTTAA